The Halobacterium litoreum genome includes a region encoding these proteins:
- a CDS encoding type 1 glutamine amidotransferase: protein MSRPRVALLNAAHEPADTARNFRRELDADLVEFHAERGELPENVEFDGVVVTGSRSSVYWDDDWIPRLVEYVADAHDAGVPVLGVCFGHQVLAEALGGTVEDMGEYEIGYREVERTRDDPLFEDVPESMTVFTTHSDAVTRLPPGAELLAENDYGVHAFRADHSVGVQFHPEYDNETAEELTRNKELSDEREADVLAGITPENYAAACEAKRLFENFTAGLAEARAAD from the coding sequence ATGAGTCGCCCACGCGTCGCGTTGCTAAACGCCGCCCACGAACCCGCGGACACCGCGCGGAACTTCCGCCGCGAACTGGACGCCGACCTCGTGGAGTTCCACGCCGAGCGCGGCGAACTCCCCGAGAACGTCGAGTTCGACGGCGTCGTCGTCACTGGGTCTCGGTCGTCGGTGTACTGGGACGACGACTGGATTCCGCGCCTCGTGGAGTACGTCGCCGACGCCCACGACGCGGGCGTCCCCGTGCTCGGCGTCTGTTTCGGCCACCAGGTGCTCGCGGAGGCGCTCGGCGGCACCGTCGAGGACATGGGCGAGTACGAAATCGGCTACCGGGAGGTCGAGCGCACACGCGACGACCCCCTCTTCGAGGACGTGCCCGAGTCGATGACGGTGTTCACGACGCACTCGGACGCCGTGACGAGGCTGCCGCCGGGCGCCGAACTGCTCGCGGAGAACGACTACGGCGTCCACGCGTTTCGGGCCGACCACTCCGTCGGCGTCCAGTTCCACCCCGAGTACGACAACGAGACCGCCGAGGAACTCACGCGGAACAAGGAGTTGAGCGACGAGCGCGAGGCCGACGTGCTCGCGGGCATCACGCCCGAGAACTACGCCGCGGCCTGCGAGGCCAAGCGCCTCTTCGAGAACTTCACCGCCGGCCTCGCGGAAGCGCGGGCGGCCGACTAG
- a CDS encoding acyl-CoA dehydrogenase family protein, translating to MLDYVGLEADLSSEERLIRDTAREFVDENVRPDIGDHYVDGTFPTELIPEMGELGFYAPNLDGYGLPNVGEKAYGLLMQELEACDSGLRSMASVQGALVMYPIHAFGSEDQKERWLPDLGAGEAVGCFGLTEPEHGSNPSGMETKAEADGDEYVLNGSKTWITNSPIADVAVVWARDHSEADNPVRGFLVETERDGVTTNKIDEKLSLRASITGEIGLQNVRVPQENRLPGVSGMKGPLSCLTQARYGIAWGAVGAARDCFETARDYATDREQFDQPIGGFQMQQDKLAEMATQITTSQLLAHRLADLKERGDLRPQHVSMAKRNNVRMARDQARVAREMLGGNGITTDYPPMRHMANMETVYTYEGTHDIHTLILGEDLTGIAAYQ from the coding sequence ATGCTCGACTACGTGGGACTGGAGGCAGACCTGTCCTCGGAGGAGCGGCTCATCCGCGACACCGCCCGTGAGTTCGTCGACGAGAACGTCCGCCCGGACATCGGCGACCACTACGTGGACGGGACGTTCCCGACCGAACTCATCCCCGAGATGGGGGAACTCGGCTTCTACGCGCCGAACCTCGACGGCTACGGCCTGCCGAACGTCGGCGAGAAGGCCTACGGCCTGCTGATGCAGGAACTGGAGGCCTGCGACTCGGGGCTGCGCTCGATGGCGAGCGTGCAGGGCGCGCTCGTGATGTACCCGATTCACGCGTTCGGGAGTGAGGACCAGAAGGAGCGCTGGCTCCCGGACCTCGGCGCCGGCGAAGCCGTCGGCTGCTTCGGGCTGACCGAACCCGAACACGGCTCGAACCCCTCCGGGATGGAGACGAAGGCGGAGGCGGACGGCGACGAGTACGTCCTGAACGGCTCGAAGACGTGGATTACGAACTCCCCAATCGCCGACGTGGCGGTGGTGTGGGCCCGCGACCACAGCGAGGCCGACAACCCCGTCCGTGGCTTCCTCGTGGAGACCGAGCGCGACGGCGTGACGACGAACAAGATAGACGAGAAACTCAGCCTGCGCGCCTCCATTACGGGCGAAATCGGCCTCCAGAACGTCCGCGTCCCGCAGGAGAACCGCCTCCCCGGCGTCTCCGGGATGAAGGGGCCGCTGTCCTGCCTGACGCAGGCCCGCTACGGCATCGCGTGGGGCGCCGTCGGCGCGGCCCGCGACTGCTTCGAGACGGCCCGCGACTACGCCACCGACCGCGAGCAGTTCGACCAGCCCATCGGCGGCTTCCAGATGCAACAGGACAAGCTCGCGGAGATGGCGACCCAGATTACGACGAGCCAGCTGCTCGCCCACCGGCTCGCCGACCTGAAGGAGCGCGGCGACCTGCGCCCCCAGCACGTCTCGATGGCGAAGCGAAACAACGTCCGGATGGCCCGCGACCAAGCCCGCGTCGCCCGCGAGATGCTCGGCGGCAACGGCATCACCACGGACTACCCGCCGATGCGCCACATGGCGAACATGGAGACGGTGTACACCTACGAGGGCACCCACGACATCCACACGCTGATTCTCGGCGAGGACCTCACGGGCATCGCCGCGTACCAGTAG
- the alaS gene encoding alanine--tRNA ligase: protein MSDLESEYRLDYFEEEGFERRECTECGAHFWTRDPDRETCGEPPCEDYQFIDDPGFGEEYSLTEMREEMLSYFETEGHERIDPYPVAANRWRDDVLLTQASIYDFQPHVTSGESPPPANPLVVSQPCIRMQDIDNVGKTGRHTMAFEMLGHHAFNADDGTDYAYEGEVYWKDQTVEYCEGLLESVGVPLDEVTFIEDPWVGGGNAGPAFEVIYKGLELATLVFMSLELDPDGEYEMKDGNTYSRMDRRVVDTGYGVERWTWMSQGTATVYEAIYPETIDFLKERAGIEHTDEEQQLVHRAAKLSGNLDIDEVEDVQAARDNIADKLDVDTDYLSELVEPLEDIYAIADHSRVLAYMFGDGIVPSNVGTGYLARMVLRRTKRLVDSVGADVPMDELVDMQAERLGYTNRDTIRSIVRSEVEKYAETLDRGGRKVEQLAEEYAERGEPIPTEELIELYDSHGIQPDMVADIASEVGAEVDAPDDFYSLVADRHDEAGGAAGGEEADERLADLPETEALYYDDAYRSEFEAVVLDVFEREEGDDTVYDVVLDQTMFYPEGGGQPADHGTLSTDDHAVDVFDVQERDGVVLHRTDENPGKGEFVRGQIDVERRRRLMAHHTATHVVVHAAREVLGEHVRQAGAQKGTDSSRIDIAHFERLDRETVKEIERVANDIVTENTSVQREWPHRHEAEEKYGFDLYQGGIPTGENIRLVHVAEDVQACGGTHVDRTGEIGTIKILNAERVQDGVERLTFAAGAAAIEHVQETEDDLLAAADTFDVAPDEVPETAERFFTEWKERGKQIEDLKEQLAEARASGGGAGEEVEVAGTTAVIQRVDGDMEELRATANALVESGKIAVVGSGADGAQFVVAVPDGVPVNAGEVVGELAGRVGGGGGGPADFAQGGGPDAEQLDDALDDAPEILQTVASA, encoded by the coding sequence CGGAGATGCGCGAGGAGATGCTCTCGTACTTCGAGACCGAGGGCCACGAGCGCATCGACCCGTACCCGGTCGCCGCGAACCGGTGGCGCGACGACGTGCTCCTGACGCAGGCGTCGATTTACGACTTCCAGCCCCACGTCACGAGCGGCGAGTCGCCGCCGCCCGCGAACCCCCTCGTCGTGAGCCAGCCCTGCATCCGGATGCAGGACATCGACAACGTCGGGAAGACGGGCCGGCACACGATGGCCTTCGAGATGCTCGGCCACCACGCGTTCAACGCCGACGACGGCACCGACTACGCCTACGAGGGCGAAGTCTACTGGAAGGACCAGACGGTCGAATACTGCGAGGGGCTCCTGGAGTCCGTCGGCGTGCCGCTGGACGAAGTGACGTTCATCGAGGACCCGTGGGTCGGCGGCGGGAACGCCGGCCCCGCCTTCGAGGTCATCTACAAGGGCCTCGAACTGGCGACGCTCGTCTTCATGAGCCTCGAACTGGACCCCGACGGCGAGTACGAGATGAAAGACGGGAACACGTACTCGCGGATGGACCGCCGGGTCGTCGACACCGGCTACGGCGTGGAGCGCTGGACGTGGATGAGCCAGGGCACCGCGACCGTCTACGAGGCCATCTACCCCGAGACCATCGACTTCCTCAAGGAGCGCGCGGGCATCGAGCACACCGACGAAGAGCAGCAACTCGTCCACCGCGCGGCGAAACTCTCTGGCAACCTCGACATCGACGAGGTCGAGGACGTGCAGGCGGCCCGCGACAACATCGCGGACAAACTCGACGTCGACACCGACTACCTCTCGGAGTTGGTCGAACCTCTCGAGGACATCTACGCCATCGCGGACCACAGCCGCGTCCTCGCGTACATGTTCGGGGACGGCATCGTGCCGTCGAACGTCGGCACGGGCTACCTCGCGCGGATGGTCCTGCGGCGCACCAAGCGCCTCGTGGACAGCGTCGGCGCGGACGTGCCGATGGACGAACTCGTGGACATGCAGGCCGAGCGCCTCGGCTACACGAACCGCGACACCATCCGGAGCATCGTCAGAAGCGAGGTCGAGAAGTACGCCGAGACCCTCGACCGCGGCGGCCGGAAGGTCGAACAGCTCGCCGAGGAGTACGCCGAGCGCGGCGAACCCATCCCGACCGAGGAACTCATCGAGTTGTACGACTCCCACGGCATCCAGCCGGACATGGTCGCGGACATCGCGAGCGAGGTGGGCGCCGAGGTGGACGCCCCCGACGACTTCTACTCGCTGGTCGCCGACCGTCACGACGAGGCGGGCGGCGCGGCGGGCGGCGAGGAGGCCGACGAGCGCCTCGCGGACCTCCCGGAGACGGAGGCGCTGTACTACGACGACGCCTACCGCTCCGAGTTCGAGGCCGTCGTGCTCGACGTGTTCGAGCGCGAGGAGGGCGACGACACCGTCTACGACGTGGTGCTCGACCAGACGATGTTCTACCCCGAGGGCGGCGGCCAGCCCGCCGACCACGGCACGCTCTCGACCGACGACCACGCCGTCGACGTGTTCGACGTGCAGGAACGCGACGGCGTCGTCCTCCACCGGACCGACGAGAACCCCGGGAAAGGCGAGTTCGTGCGCGGCCAAATCGACGTGGAGCGCCGCCGCCGCCTGATGGCCCACCACACCGCGACGCACGTAGTCGTCCACGCCGCCCGCGAAGTGCTCGGCGAGCACGTGCGGCAGGCGGGCGCCCAGAAGGGCACCGACTCCTCGCGCATCGACATCGCGCACTTCGAGCGCCTCGACCGGGAGACGGTCAAGGAAATCGAGCGCGTCGCCAACGACATCGTCACGGAGAACACGTCGGTCCAGCGCGAGTGGCCCCACCGCCACGAGGCCGAGGAGAAGTACGGCTTCGACCTCTACCAGGGCGGGATTCCGACGGGCGAGAACATCCGCCTCGTCCACGTCGCGGAGGACGTGCAGGCCTGCGGCGGGACGCACGTCGACCGCACCGGCGAAATCGGGACCATCAAGATTCTGAACGCCGAGCGCGTGCAGGACGGCGTCGAGCGCCTGACGTTCGCCGCGGGCGCGGCCGCCATCGAGCACGTCCAAGAGACGGAAGACGACCTGCTCGCGGCCGCCGACACGTTCGACGTGGCGCCCGACGAGGTGCCGGAGACGGCCGAGCGCTTCTTCACCGAGTGGAAGGAACGCGGCAAGCAGATAGAGGACTTGAAAGAGCAACTCGCGGAGGCCCGGGCGTCGGGCGGCGGCGCCGGCGAGGAGGTCGAGGTCGCCGGCACGACGGCCGTGATTCAGCGCGTCGACGGCGACATGGAGGAACTCCGCGCGACGGCGAACGCGCTCGTAGAGAGCGGCAAAATCGCGGTCGTTGGCTCCGGCGCGGACGGCGCGCAGTTCGTCGTCGCGGTGCCCGACGGCGTGCCCGTGAACGCGGGCGAGGTCGTCGGCGAACTCGCGGGGCGGGTCGGCGGCGGCGGCGGCGGTCCCGCGGACTTCGCGCAGGGCGGCGGCCCGGACGCCGAGCAGTTAGACGACGCACTCGACGACGCGCCCGAGATTCTGCAGACCGTCGCGAGCGCCTGA
- a CDS encoding HalOD1 output domain-containing protein, producing the protein MTEDTSERATERIGPSRASERTQYSWTDAETPSIGVVEAVAAATDSDVTDLPQLADTLDPDALNDVLADAGSDVHISFEYANAHVAVSSAGTVTVGVE; encoded by the coding sequence ATGACCGAAGACACCAGCGAACGAGCGACGGAGCGAATCGGCCCGTCGAGAGCGAGCGAACGAACGCAGTACTCGTGGACCGACGCCGAGACGCCGAGCATCGGCGTCGTCGAGGCCGTGGCCGCGGCGACCGACAGCGACGTCACGGACCTCCCGCAGCTCGCGGACACCCTCGACCCGGACGCGCTGAACGACGTCCTCGCCGACGCCGGTAGCGACGTCCACATCTCCTTCGAGTACGCGAACGCTCACGTCGCCGTGAGCAGCGCCGGCACCGTCACCGTCGGTGTCGAGTGA
- a CDS encoding HD domain-containing protein — MRAIKDSVHDYIEVEGVAEALLDTPAVQRLRHIKQLSTVRLVYPSANHTRFEHSLGVYHLADRALDHLDVSGARADTVRAAALLHDVGHGPYGHQTEGIIQRRLGRHHDEVEDLLAGGPVGDVLRDHGLDPHRVAAVVSGEGRLGQLVAGELDVDRMDYLVRDAHHTGVPYGTIDHGRLLRALTFRDGELVLAEGNVATAESVLVGRALMNATVYRHHVSRIAGTMLDRAGARLLDTTDLAPETFARMTDAELLGALRDEEATADTARRVRDRDLFKRAVWVERGAVPDDVVAADYEAVREFERDIADTAGVPEREVVVDNPGSPSMPESSVRVAVNTESRSASNGRTQSGDGAVRRLDEQSPLVQGMQESQRVQWRFGVYAPDEHAAEVAAAAERVLGLDAVGDADY, encoded by the coding sequence ATGCGCGCCATCAAGGACAGCGTCCACGACTACATCGAGGTCGAGGGCGTGGCCGAAGCCCTGCTGGACACGCCCGCCGTCCAGCGACTCCGCCACATCAAGCAACTCAGCACGGTTCGGCTCGTCTACCCGTCGGCCAACCACACGCGCTTCGAGCACTCCCTGGGCGTCTACCACCTCGCCGACCGCGCGCTCGACCACCTCGACGTCTCCGGCGCGCGCGCCGACACCGTCCGCGCCGCCGCGCTCCTCCACGACGTCGGTCACGGCCCGTACGGCCACCAGACCGAGGGCATCATCCAGCGCCGCCTCGGTCGCCACCACGACGAGGTCGAGGACCTGCTCGCCGGCGGCCCGGTCGGGGACGTGCTCCGCGACCACGGCCTCGACCCCCACCGGGTCGCCGCCGTCGTCTCCGGCGAGGGCCGCCTCGGCCAACTGGTGGCGGGCGAACTGGACGTCGACCGGATGGACTACCTGGTGCGGGACGCCCACCACACCGGCGTTCCCTACGGCACCATCGACCACGGCCGCCTGCTGCGCGCGCTCACGTTCCGCGACGGCGAACTCGTGCTCGCAGAGGGGAACGTCGCCACCGCCGAGAGCGTGCTCGTCGGGCGCGCGCTCATGAACGCCACCGTCTACCGCCACCACGTCTCCCGCATCGCCGGCACGATGCTCGACCGCGCCGGCGCGCGCCTGCTCGACACCACTGACCTCGCCCCGGAGACGTTCGCGCGGATGACCGACGCCGAACTGCTCGGCGCGCTCCGCGACGAGGAGGCCACGGCCGACACCGCGCGCCGCGTCCGCGACCGCGACCTGTTCAAGCGCGCCGTCTGGGTGGAACGCGGCGCCGTCCCCGACGACGTGGTCGCCGCCGACTACGAGGCCGTCCGCGAGTTCGAGCGCGATATCGCCGACACCGCTGGCGTCCCCGAGCGCGAAGTCGTCGTCGACAACCCCGGCAGTCCGTCGATGCCGGAGTCATCGGTGCGCGTCGCCGTCAACACCGAGTCGCGAAGCGCCTCGAACGGCCGGACGCAGTCCGGTGACGGGGCCGTCCGCCGCCTCGACGAACAGAGCCCGCTCGTGCAGGGGATGCAGGAGTCCCAGCGCGTGCAGTGGCGTTTCGGCGTCTACGCGCCCGACGAGCACGCCGCCGAGGTCGCCGCCGCCGCCGAGCGCGTCCTCGGCCTCGACGCCGTCGGCGACGCCGACTACTGA